The proteins below are encoded in one region of Holophagaceae bacterium:
- a CDS encoding YdcF family protein encodes MTDGGPTPIYAAPPRATFWQMLGPGGLVSFGLALLGGGLLLGVPVFWRLRQVLKAANGAAFEPSDVILVLGRRLQNDRPTPVFEARLDHAAGLLREGLAPRIVIAGGLTGKASLSEAEVGRERLVGQGIAPEKILVEDCSQHTLENLFNLRETLRGENWKSLILVSDPLHLARAGALARGLGLEFRCSPATACPPLRGSSGWWARACYEAFLLHWYHTGVAYSRVIKSERQLSRLT; translated from the coding sequence ATGACCGATGGGGGACCGACACCGATCTACGCCGCGCCGCCTCGCGCCACCTTCTGGCAGATGCTCGGACCGGGGGGGCTCGTGTCCTTCGGGTTGGCACTACTCGGCGGCGGCCTGCTGCTGGGCGTGCCGGTGTTCTGGCGGCTCCGCCAGGTGCTCAAGGCCGCGAATGGGGCTGCTTTCGAGCCGTCGGATGTGATACTGGTGCTCGGCAGGCGCTTGCAGAACGACCGTCCCACACCGGTCTTCGAGGCCCGGCTGGATCACGCGGCGGGGCTCCTGCGCGAGGGCCTGGCGCCGCGGATCGTGATCGCGGGAGGGCTCACCGGAAAGGCGAGCCTCAGCGAAGCGGAGGTTGGCCGGGAGCGCTTGGTCGGTCAGGGCATCGCGCCCGAAAAAATCCTGGTGGAGGACTGCAGCCAGCACACCCTGGAGAATCTTTTCAATCTGCGCGAAACGCTGCGGGGCGAGAATTGGAAGTCCTTGATCCTGGTGTCCGATCCTCTGCACCTGGCCCGTGCCGGTGCCCTGGCGCGCGGCCTGGGCCTGGAGTTCCGATGCTCGCCCGCCACCGCCTGCCCGCCGCTCCGTGGAAGCTCGGGGTGGTGGGCCCGCGCCTGCTACGAAGCCTTTCTGCTGCACTGGTACCACACCGGCGTCGCCTATAGCCGGGTCATCAAGTCCGAAAGGCAGCTCTCCCGGCTGACCTGA